In Anticarsia gemmatalis isolate Benzon Research Colony breed Stoneville strain chromosome 5, ilAntGemm2 primary, whole genome shotgun sequence, the following are encoded in one genomic region:
- the LOC142973010 gene encoding uncharacterized protein LOC142973010 has product MPLRITLILSAIVLFEFISAAPANDAAGSAKIAPGSQALEHGKDDLKTAASSGYPDRYSDWGRGYSSGYGGVTGYGSLDDRYGGYGGYDSPYGYNGFEGDYSRYGGAGYSGTAGYGGYRGGYGGGSYGYGGNGGYGGYSGNGGLNSYYGYNNPYYQSSNNHLGYGYYKRPGYGNIYGSGITPSLVTGYRGYSKK; this is encoded by the exons ATGCCGTTACGTATTACTCTTATCCTGTCTGCCATTGTCTTGTTCGAATTTATATCGGCAGCACCGGCAAACGATGCAGCCGGATCCGCAAAGATTGCACCCGGCTCTCAAGCTTTAGAGCATGGAAAAGATGATCTCAAAACTGCCGCGAGTAGTGGCT ATCCCGATCGCTACTCTGACTGGGGCCGTGGTTATTCAAGTGGCTATGGAGGAGTCACAGGTTACGGTTCATTAGACGACAGGTATGGTGGTTATGGAGGATACGACAGTCCTTATGGATACAATGGATTCGAAGGAGATTACTCGCGCTACGGAGGCGCTGGTTACTCCGGCACTGCCGGTTACGGCGGCTACCGAGGCGGATACGGAGGAGGCTCGTATGGTTACGGCGGTAATGGCGGATACGGCGGATATTCTGGAAACGGGGGACTTAACTCATATTATGGCTACAACAACCCCTACTATCAGAGCTCAAATAACCATTTAGGGTATGGTTATTATAAAAGGCCTGGTTATGGAAATATTTATGGCAGTGGTATCACTCCTAGCTTAGTTACCGGATATAGAGGCTattccaaaaaataa